Proteins from one Cryptomeria japonica chromosome 4, Sugi_1.0, whole genome shotgun sequence genomic window:
- the LOC131053580 gene encoding histone H2B has translation MAPKAGKKPAEKKPAEKPVTEETKEVTETVSEKAPSEKKPKGKAPSKAAKKGPKAAGDKKKRKKRSVETYKIYIFKVLKQVHPEIGISSKAMSIMNSFMNDIFEKLAGESSKLVKYTKRDTLSSREVQTAVKLALPGELAKHAVSEGTKAVTKFTSG, from the coding sequence ATGGCGCCCAAAGCAGGAAAGAAGCCCGCGGAGAAGAAGCCTGCTGAGAAACCCGTAACAGAGGAAACAAAGGAGGTAACTGAAACTGTTTCAGAAAAGGCTCCCTCTGAGAAGAAGCCTAAGGGTAAAGCCCCTTCAAAGGCTGCCAAGAAGGGCCCCAAGGCTGCTGGtgacaagaagaagaggaagaagaggagcgTGGAGACTTACAAGATCTACATTTTTAAGGTCCTCAAGCAGGTTCATCCTGAGATCGGCATCTCCAGTAAGGCCATGTCCATCATGAACTCTTTCATGAATGACATTTTTGAGAAATTGGCAGGGGAATCTTCAAAGCTCGTTAAATACACAAAGAGGGATACTCTTTCCTCGCGGGAGGTGCAGACGGCTGTTAAATTAGCTCTTCCCGGTGAGCTCGCAAAGCACGCAGTTTCGGAGGGGACCAAGGCCGTTACTAAATTTACCTCTGGTTGA